A stretch of Apostichopus japonicus isolate 1M-3 chromosome 9, ASM3797524v1, whole genome shotgun sequence DNA encodes these proteins:
- the LOC139972900 gene encoding fibrinogen-like protein A, giving the protein MTSSRFSILLNVTLTLCSVVDAVAPLIDLCTFEEMSSQQSQISKCPMNMVVGNCTCLGTCVDPFGCHGNCTDSDICICPPDGFLMNGEDCVPIEDCGCYVEDVGILQQGEVFINNDCSMRCVCSQGDLVCDYEFRCSDNATCQQQNLNDVPCICNDGFYGNGLNCTLALDCADYHNAGFVENGTYLITPKNWTRGPFEVYCDMATSGGGWTVFQRRVDGSVDFYLNWADYKEGFGDVDQEHWLGNDKIHLITHQREYKLRIDLSTDDMHHYAEHDIFRIGNEENNYTLTDIIQGTGSEARPSMIFNLGAPWSTKDRDNADNVEGTNDFECAVENHGAFWYDARKWCSLFNPNGQYNGSELKGIYWKLLSEHRFVVKFVEMKLRPY; this is encoded by the exons ATGACTAGTAGCCGTTTTTCTATACTGCTGAACGTGACGTTAACGTTATGCAGTGTAGTTGATGCCGTAG CTCCTCTGATAGATTTATGTACTTTCGAGGAAATGTCTTCGCAACAGTCTCAAATAAGTAAATGCCCTATGAACATGGTAGTGGGAAACTGCACCTGTCTGGGAACTTGTGTAGACCCTTTTGGTTGCCACGGAAACTGTACCGATTCTGACATCTGCATTTGTCCACCGGATGGATTCTTGATGAACGGGGAGGACTGTGTTCCCATTGAAGACTGCGGATGCTATGTTGAAGACGTTGGGATCTTGCAA CAGGGGGAAGTCTTCATAAACAACGACTGCTCGATGCGGTGTGTATGTAGTCAGGGAGACTTGGTGTGTGATTACGAATTTCGATGCAGCGATAATGCAACATGCCAACAACAGAATCTCAACGATGTACCATGTATTTGTAACGATGGTTTCTATGGCAACGGATTAAATTGTACTTTGGCTCTCGACTGCGCTGACTACCATAATGCTGGATTCGTTGAAAATGGTACTTATCTGATCACGCCGAAAAACTGGACAAGAGGACCATTTGAAGTCTACTGTGATATGGCTACCTCGGGAggtggatggacg GTATTTCAGCGTCGGGTTGACGGATCTGTCGACTTTTACCTCAACTGGGCTGATTATAAAGAAGGCTTTGGAGACGTCGACCAAGAACATTGGCTCGGAAATGACAAAATACATCTTATTACTCACCAACGAGAGTACAAACTCCGTATTGACTTATCAACTGATGATATGCATCATTACGCAGAGCATGACATTTTCAGAATAGGAAACGAAGAAAACAATTACACCCTGACGGATATTATCCAAGGAACCGGATCTGAAG ctCGTCCCTCAATGATATTCAACCTTGGTGCGCCATGGTCTACCAAAGACCGAGATAATGCCGACAATGTCGAGGGGACAAATGACTTTGAATGCGCTGTGGAGAACCACGGAGCCTTTTGGTACGACGCGAGGAAATGGTGCAGTCTTTTCAATCCCAATGGCCAATACAATGGATCCGAATTGAAGGGTATTTACTGGAAGCTGCTTAGTGAGCACCGTTTTGTTGTTAAATTTGTCGAGATGAAATTGAGACCATATTGA